The genomic stretch TTTGCACCACAACAATAGGAAATAATAATAACAATGTGCATACTGCTTTCCTTTCATAAATGGAGGAGCATAGGGTACATACTGTTTCCTCAGCACAATGGAGATTCGTAGCAACAATCCCAGTTGGTCCTCTCTTCAACCATCCCACCACGTACAGTCCTGGTTCCACCGTGGCAGTCTCTGATTCATTGCTCAGAATTCTGCCCCTCAAATTTGGTACAACTCCTGCAATGAACAGAAGATCATTACAAGTATAATTGAAAAGATTTTTTATGGATCAAAGAAGGAAGTAAACAAAGTCTACGCTCCAAGGAATTAAACAAAAGCAATAACATGCACCTCTGTATTTGTCGAAGGGTAAACCTTCTATTGGCAAGGATTTGTAACCAATACTCTTCAAAACCAGTCTAAGAAAAAGATAGACCTTAGGAACCAAGATTTAACTGGTCATCAAAAAACAGGAAAGCATCGTCTAAAGGACTCACCCACATTTCAGATCTTCAAACTCACCAGTTCCGACTGCCACTTGTTTTCCAGTCACTCCATCATCTGTATTACCAACAAAAGTAATTGTCAAAAAAATGTGGAAGAAATTAATCAAGAAGATTCCTGACATCTAACCTTTTAGAAGAGTCTTTTCAAGTTCCACAGCACCAACTGTGGTTCCATCTTCTGAAGGGAGAAATCTGGTAGGTTTTCTAAAAAAGACAAAGTGAAGCTCCTTTCGATCATCATTCCTCTTTTCCTGATGCACGGTAGCGGCTTTTGATAGCAGCTCGTAGACTCTTCTTTTAATTCTACTATTACTCATCTCCTCCTGCAACGAGATAAGTTTTCTTCTATCACAGGCAAGATGACCAAATATGGGAATGTGGACGGAACGTCAGAGTAAATTTACAGCATGTTGTCAGCAAATTACGAGTAAGAAGTCTTGTAGCACTGTGATTCAGATATTATTAAGTGGTTGGTTTGTAAATATTACAATTTACACCGAAGAgctgcaaaaatggcataggatTGGACACTTGTCGGCCAGTGTCATTCTCATCGCATAACCAGAACAGGGatcaaaacatttgcaaagaatgCTGATACTTGTCAACAGGATCCATCAGTTAAGTTGTTCACTTTCTCCAGAATCACTATGCCAACCTATTATGGTTCCATGTGTTCCCTGATTTTCTAATGTCCGCATACAATAAAAGAGGATTGACAAGTTTATTGATTTTAAATGGTCATTCCTCAACCCTACGGCCTTAACCAGTCCTATGTGTTGCCTAACAGCCATGTACACCATGCAAACCTCCCTACTGGTAGTATCATGCTTTGTAGTGCCACAGTTCTAGTAACAAAGTTTTTCCATATTTCAACTTGTTTATGAGCATAAAAACAAGCAAActtgatcaaaataaacaaaACCCAGCCAAAAAAATACTAGCCTCAGCTGGGCAGGTACCAGTAAAGAGATCCATTCTGATCCCAAATTCACGAGTTTTCAGAAGCTGAGCTAGGTATATTTAAATAGAAAGCCATAGATGTGAACTCAACCATTACAAATATGCAACTACTGCGGTAATTTACTGCTCAAACCTTATCTGCGGGTGAGGTCACAAGATCAGCTTCCTTGATACAAACGTGGACATTTTTCAAACCTACATGACATCAGTTTTCGAATCTAATATGAGCAATCAGATAAGCCAATATGAATCTACAAAGACTGACAAACTTTGCAACAAGAAAATACCTAATATTTCACGTAGTTCCTTTGCTGTGCAAGCTGCCTGTGCGGGGCCACGTCGTCCAACCAAGAAAACCTTCCTTTACATTAACCAACAATTGCAACACAAGAACTTCTTTTATCATCCTAACACTCATAAGAGCTCACAAAcaaaagtgttcaaatgaaaaggtATGGATACCTTATTGTGCTGCTACGGAGAGCATCCAAAGCATAACCAGCAATGTCTGTGGAAGCCAACTCGGTTGTGCACCGAAGAAGAATACGGGCAACATCAAGAGCAACATTTCCCTTGATAGAGTGAACAACACATAAGCAAATAAACATTACAAAAagagataaaaataataatttggcAAACCATGGAATAACCTATGCTCATTTTCACATATGAGGACGTCACGTTTTCACATGAGGACGTCACTTAAAAAAAGTTGCAGAGACAAATTGTTTTGTCGGGACAATAATCAGTTCAAAAGAAGGAACATAAGCACAGTAAAGTATGAACTTCTCTATCACAGAGAGTTCAGAAAACTCAAACATATTTGCTTTATTGAAGGAAATGGGCAGCTGGCAATGTTTTAAACTTTTAATATCTTCTATAGCCACACAATACTTCAAGGTTAACTGAAATATTGGATCAATAGCAATCTCTCAATTTAGAACTGAATTATGAGTCTGACGTATTTGTTTCAAGTATAGAAAGTTACAAACTACTGTATGAAATACTTCTGTTGACTAAAAATGTTGATGCACTGTTCAAAGTTTATCTACTGATTCGTTTCATAGGACTAAATTCAGATACCTGTCCAAGGACCACAGCAGAATCTGTGTTTTTTAAGTCAGGTGCCAAGTTACACATGTCTGGATGCCCATTATACCACCATACAAACTCTCGAGCTGAATGTATTCCCCTGAGGTCCTAGATACAAAAGACAATATGAGGAATATGACAACCAACCGAAACCGAAGAAagcaaaacagaaataaaatgataataaTAACACTACACAAGTTTGCACACTAGATGCTATGTCGGTAGCACATAACAGTGTTCCAGCATCTGTGCATAATTTGTGTTTTCTTCTGATGATACCGATTCTGTGTTCATCATAAATGATCGCTACTCTTATGTGGTATTCATGATAAACCATTACTAAAGCTAAGATGTCAGTAGCAAGTATCTTGGGTGATAAATTTTTCTAGTTTCTTTATTATGACAATAATATCATTGTAGCCACCAAATGATCGCTACTCTTATGTGGTATTCATGATAAACCATTACTAAAGCTAAGATGAGTTTGTGCCTATCAAAAAATGTGGAATAAAATAGAAGGAAGCAAATAAATTAAGTTGTACCTCCCCAGGAATGCCAAATGATCTATCACTTTCAGCACCATAAGCAAGAACGACCTGTTAATGAGGACATACTACATCAGCACTCTTTCAATAAAGAACTTCA from Lolium rigidum isolate FL_2022 chromosome 4, APGP_CSIRO_Lrig_0.1, whole genome shotgun sequence encodes the following:
- the LOC124649256 gene encoding NADPH:adrenodoxin oxidoreductase, mitochondrial-like isoform X1 produces the protein MYLYQSCGRHMTLSFLLMVLKVIDHLAFLGRGIHSAREFVWWYNGHPDMCNLAPDLKNTDSAVVLGQGNVALDVARILLRCTTELASTDIAGYALDALRSSTIRKVFLVGRRGPAQAACTAKELREILGLKNVHVCIKEADLVTSPADKEEMSNSRIKRRVYELLSKAATVHQEKRNDDRKELHFVFFRKPTRFLPSEDGTTVGAVELEKTLLKDDGVTGKQVAVGTGEFEDLKCGLVLKSIGYKSLPIEGLPFDKYRGVVPNLRGRILSNESETATVEPGLYVVGWLKRGPTGIVATNLHCAEETVASILEDEKKGVLVASSDSKRQGRKGLLEILEQKNTRYVPFHDWEKIDSKEKTSGQLKNKPREKITAWDELLKVAKEG
- the LOC124649256 gene encoding NADPH:adrenodoxin oxidoreductase, mitochondrial-like isoform X2, with the translated sequence MGRGVLLPHARRLMLLLRPTGFSTSAPVASTREPLHVCVVGSGPAGFYTAEKMLKGHEGAQVDIIDRLPTPFGLVRSGVAPDHPETKIVVNQFSRVAANARCSFFGNVTLGSDVSLSELRKTYDVVVLAYGAESDRSFGIPGEDLRGIHSAREFVWWYNGHPDMCNLAPDLKNTDSAVVLGQGNVALDVARILLRCTTELASTDIAGYALDALRSSTIRKVFLVGRRGPAQAACTAKELREILGLKNVHVCIKEADLVTSPADKEEMSNSRIKRRVYELLSKAATVHQEKRNDDRKELHFVFFRKPTRFLPSEDGTTVGAVELEKTLLKDDGVTGKQVAVGTGEFEDLKCGLVLKSIGYKSLPIEGLPFDKYRGVVPNLRGRILSNESETATVEPGLYVVGWLKRGPTGIVATNLHCAEETVASILEDEKKGVLVASSDSKRQGRKGLLEILEQKNTRYVPFHDWEKIDSKEKTSGQLKNKPREKITAWDELLKVAKEG